The Borrelia sp. HM sequence CTTTGACTGCAATCTGCATCACAAGATTCATTATATGTTCACCTGAGGATTCAAGAATTTCTTTTCTCTTTGCAACCAAAGAAGATATTATGCTATTTAATTTGCTTAAAACTTTATCAAAGTCCTCACGACCCTGTTCAAAACCTGCATCATATCCTTCATGCCTTCCTTTTTCAGTTTCTATTTCAAGCTCTCTTTTTAATTTTTCCCCATGCTCTTTTACTCTTTTTTCAATTTCCAAATTAGACTCTCGATCAATCGCTCCCTTCTTATCCTCAGCTTCTTTTTGCAAAGCCTCAGATCTCTGATTTGCTAAACTTACTATTTTATCAGCCTGTTCTTTAGCATCTTCAAGAATCTTAGAACACTCAATTTCTATTTCTTTTTTAGCAAGCTCATGTTCATTCTTAATTTCTTCTTGAAGTTTTGTTTTTTGCTCCATTAAATCTTCAAGCTCTTTGCGAAGCTTAACAATACGATCATCTATGCCAGAAATTTCACTTTCTTTTTTTCTAATTTCTAATGATTCAAAAATAGGATTTGTAATCTCAACAAACTCTAACTTTACTGCATTTACAACTTCTTTTGATTTATATAAAACCTTAGGCAAATACAACTCCTTTATCAAACAAGCACATCTTCCTCACCACCTCTTGAGATTACTATTTCCCCTTGCTCCTCTAACTTTCTAATAAGAGCAACTATCTTCTGCTGAGCTTCCTCAACATCTTTACGTCTAGTAGGTCCTAAAAACTCCATATCTTCTCTAAGCATTCCGGCTGCTCTTTTAGACATATTTTTAAAAATTTTATCTTGAACTGGCATATCAACTGACTTTAAAGCCTTTGCTAATTCTTGACCATCTATTTCTCTTAAAACCCTCTGTATTGATCTATCATCAAGAAGAACAATATCTTCAAAGACAAACATTTTTTTCTTAATCTCTTCTGCAAGCTCAGGGTCTTCTTCTTCAAGAGATTCAATAATAAACTTCTCTGTTTTACGATCCGCCATGTTAATTATCTCAACAACATTATCAACACCCCCAGCTGAAGTATAATCTTCTGAAGATAAAGAAGCTAATTTTTTCTCAAGAACTCTCTCGACCTCTCTTACTACTTCAGGAGAAGTTCTATCCATCAATGCAATTCTTCTTGCAACATTAGTCTGAATTTCAGTAGGAAGACTAGAGAGAATAAAAGAAGCTTTTTGAGGATCAAGATACGAAAGTATCAAAGCAATTGTTTGCGGATGTTCTTGTTGAATAAAGTTTAAAATATTAGCAGGATCTGCTCTTCTAACAAATTCAAAAGGCCTTGATTGCAAAGCAGAACCTAAATTATTAATAATATCTACTGCTCTTTGAGTACCAAGAGATTTTTCAAGAAGTTCCCTAGCATAATCTATACCACCTTTTTGAATAAATTCTTGAGCCATCATTAACTCTTTAAACTCTAAAAGAACAGTATCTTTAAGTTCAGAAGTAACAATATCAAGCTTTGCTATCTCAAAAGTTAAAGATTCTATCTCATCTTGGGATAAATATTTAAATACTCTGGACGAAATTTCAGAACCTATTGAAACTAACAAGATAGCGGCTTTCTGTTTCCCCGTTAAAGTAGAGACATTAAAGATCTCTTTTTCTTTTTGCTCTTCCATATAAATTACTATCCTTTATACATTACCATCCATGTTCTAATAAGCTTAGCAACATCTTCGGGTTTCTCTCTAGCTAAAAGCTCAACGTTATTTTGAAGTTCATCTTCTTCCTTAAGCCCACCAACAACATCATCAACACCAATATCATCACCATCTATTAACGACTGCTGTCGTCTTAAATGCGCCTGTCTTGCAAACTCTTCTTCCCTAATTCGCCTTCTCCTTTCAAGCTCTCTAGACACAATGAAAAATATTGTAAATATTAATATCAATAATGCAAATATTATACTTACTATAAAAATCAAAAATTTAAACTTTTCACTTGCAAAATAATATTCATCTATTTTTCTAAATTCATTCGCTCGATCAAAAGCAACATTCCTAACAATAATCGAATCACCCCTCTCTGGTCTATATTCAAAAGAACTCTGTAAAACATCTGTAATATTTTTTAAAGCTTCATCAGAAATAGGTTTATATTCCCTTTTACGCATGCCATTTTCTATAATAAAATTACCAGAGTCATCATAAACAAAATCCCAAACACCATCTATAAAAATACCAAGAGAAATTCCTGCAATTTTAGCAGGTTCCTTCTCATTTAAGGATTTCTTTTCATTAAGAGCAACATTCTTTATTTCTTGCAATTCATTTGACTTTCCAATAATATCACTTAAATCCCGATACTCAGGTGGAGTATTACCTTCCTGTCCAGGAGGCCCCCATGGACTAAAACCTTGCCCTTCATACTCCCTTTTATGTATCTGAGAAGAAATTAATGTAGAATCACTAACTTTTCTTGTATTATAAGAAACTTTTGGATCTTGGGGTTCAATCTCAATAGGAGCATACTCCTTAGATTCTGTGGTTTGACGCGAAGTATCAAGAGTCACATTAACTCTTGCAATCATGAATCTATCACCAGATAAAACTCTACTTAAAGCAGAATCAATATCATCTCTAAGCATAGACTCATACTTTAATTTAAGCTTTCTTTCTTTTTCAGCTAAATCAATCCTATCAATTCCACCTAAATTAGAAAAATCATTTAATATATTGCCTTTATTATCTACAATTGCAATATTATCTGATTCAAGACCTTCAATAGCATATTGAATCAACTTAACAAGCCCTTCAACTTTTTTACGATTAGTAACAATGTCAGAACCAGGTTTTGGAGTAATTCTAACAGAAGCTTTAACAGCTTCTTGTGATTCTTTAAAAAGAGCTTTCTCAGGCATAACTAAGTTAATGCTAACAGCATCAACATCATCAAGAGCAACAATATGCTGCTCAACAGCTCTTGTAATTGACCTTCTAAGATTAATATTCCTCTCAAAATCTGTAATGGTCCATCGATCAATATCGAAAAGATACCAAGGATCCATATGCATAGGAACAAGTTCTTCTCTTATAAGAACTGCCCTCATTCTTTTTGACACATTTTCATTACTTAAGTAAATTTTCCCATCAGCAGTAACAGTATATTGAACATTTTCTTTATCCAATCTCTGCATTATTCTATCCAATAAGTGTTGATCTTTAATACCAACACCAAAAAGAGCAATTCCCTGTTTTTTAGTAGATAATCCTACCAAGAAAATAAGCGCTAAAATCACGAATAAAACAATAAAACCAAAAGCCACTTTTTGAACTATACTGGCTTTTTTAAAAACCTTATTTACTGATGCAAAAAACTTAGTAATAAAATTGTTCAAACCAAATAGCTCCTTAACGAATATTAATTATATCTTGATAAGCCTTAATGCCTCTCTCAACAATAGCTTTTGTAATACTTAAATTCATATTAGCTTTTGCCATTGCTATTACAATATCATGAACATCAACATCATTAGGCTGTAAAATAGCTTGCTGTGATATTCTAGATACATTTAATTGACTATTATTTACATCAGACATTAAATTAAAAAATAAATCTTTAAAAGTCTGTGCCCTTTTTGAGTGCTCTACACCAAAACTAAAAGAACTCTTACCAAAATGCAAAGGATTTTTACTCACCAAATGAACATTATTGTCTGTAAAAAAAGAATCTATCT is a genomic window containing:
- the fliE gene encoding flagellar hook-basal body complex protein FliE, with amino-acid sequence MKIDSFFTDNNVHLVSKNPLHFGKSSFSFGVEHSKRAQTFKDLFFNLMSDVNNSQLNVSRISQQAILQPNDVDVHDIVIAMAKANMNLSITKAIVERGIKAYQDIINIR
- the fliH gene encoding flagellar assembly protein FliH, producing the protein MPKVLYKSKEVVNAVKLEFVEITNPIFESLEIRKKESEISGIDDRIVKLRKELEDLMEQKTKLQEEIKNEHELAKKEIEIECSKILEDAKEQADKIVSLANQRSEALQKEAEDKKGAIDRESNLEIEKRVKEHGEKLKRELEIETEKGRHEGYDAGFEQGREDFDKVLSKLNSIISSLVAKRKEILESSGEHIMNLVMQIAVKVVKKIVDSQKGVVIENVNEALKKIKSKTNIIIRVNLDDIDIVSHKKHEFISKFDLIKNLEVIEDINIGKGGCIVETDFGEIDARISFQLDRIEEKFKNFSSIF
- the fliG gene encoding flagellar motor switch protein FliG; translated protein: MEEQKEKEIFNVSTLTGKQKAAILLVSIGSEISSRVFKYLSQDEIESLTFEIAKLDIVTSELKDTVLLEFKELMMAQEFIQKGGIDYARELLEKSLGTQRAVDIINNLGSALQSRPFEFVRRADPANILNFIQQEHPQTIALILSYLDPQKASFILSSLPTEIQTNVARRIALMDRTSPEVVREVERVLEKKLASLSSEDYTSAGGVDNVVEIINMADRKTEKFIIESLEEEDPELAEEIKKKMFVFEDIVLLDDRSIQRVLREIDGQELAKALKSVDMPVQDKIFKNMSKRAAGMLREDMEFLGPTRRKDVEEAQQKIVALIRKLEEQGEIVISRGGEEDVLV
- the fliF gene encoding flagellar basal-body MS-ring/collar protein FliF; this encodes MNNFITKFFASVNKVFKKASIVQKVAFGFIVLFVILALIFLVGLSTKKQGIALFGVGIKDQHLLDRIMQRLDKENVQYTVTADGKIYLSNENVSKRMRAVLIREELVPMHMDPWYLFDIDRWTITDFERNINLRRSITRAVEQHIVALDDVDAVSINLVMPEKALFKESQEAVKASVRITPKPGSDIVTNRKKVEGLVKLIQYAIEGLESDNIAIVDNKGNILNDFSNLGGIDRIDLAEKERKLKLKYESMLRDDIDSALSRVLSGDRFMIARVNVTLDTSRQTTESKEYAPIEIEPQDPKVSYNTRKVSDSTLISSQIHKREYEGQGFSPWGPPGQEGNTPPEYRDLSDIIGKSNELQEIKNVALNEKKSLNEKEPAKIAGISLGIFIDGVWDFVYDDSGNFIIENGMRKREYKPISDEALKNITDVLQSSFEYRPERGDSIIVRNVAFDRANEFRKIDEYYFASEKFKFLIFIVSIIFALLILIFTIFFIVSRELERRRRIREEEFARQAHLRRQQSLIDGDDIGVDDVVGGLKEEDELQNNVELLAREKPEDVAKLIRTWMVMYKG